In Acinetobacter pittii, one genomic interval encodes:
- the ptsP gene encoding phosphoenolpyruvate--protein phosphotransferase, whose product MLALEPRHIHMNQHAVDKTHALQCLVDILEKDGLVTPDYITGLINREEQSATYLGQGIAIPHGTPQSRECILETGIRLAHFPEGIIWDGENRVYLAVVIAAKSDEHLQVLQILTRALMHDVSEQVKNAKQPEQIIEILQAQPLSLNLHENLIQTEIESQDIEDLFWSASQILKKHNFVKCGFLSSLNPDQVIQLQDQIWSISSTKFVQQPAISIVKPRHALQLGGKKLNTLVCIAANEQLDSQRFNRLIDILFNPEQVAQLDQTQAPNEIAKIIGADVIPDWPHRSVVLANAHGLHARPATHLVNLTKSFQGDIQVAVDEGNFVSAKSLTRLLALGCKRGQTLRFIAEPETDAVEGLDKVIQAVQQGLGEEVEPIQSSDIKIEPSNKIKAPSKLLSSNTGIAASSGLAFGPVHVIKPKVYQYERMGLSVKVEKENLDIALHAVKNNIHQVIAKSEVAEIKQIFQAHLEMLDDPDLINGVYQKINLNLSAPAAWHEHIEAAAKEQAALPDRLLAERAADLRDIGDRVLAQLCGEVIIEEPKEPYILIMYDVGPSDVARLNKDRVAGILTAVGGASAHSAIVARALGIPAIVGAGEQVLDIEQKSSLLINGDTGTFILNPNTQQIEQAKQEREHQKKIREEAERHSQEPAITLDQHQIEIAANLGKVQATAHAVECGAEAIGLLRTELVFMAHSSAPSEATQEADYRIVLDALAGRPLVVRTLDVGGDKPLPYLPIAEEENPFLGLRGIRLTLRQPELLRQQLIALLKAADDRPLRIMFPMIGRVEEWRAAKAILDEVKAIYPCTDLQVGIMIEVPSAALLAPILAQEVDFFSIGTNDLTQYTLAIDRGHPILSAEADGLHPSILQLIDQTVKAAHKHGKWVGICGELAADPKAVPILMGLGVDELSMSPNSIPLVKAQIRTLNYSKAQLLAKRALECDSAPAVRQLSEQEM is encoded by the coding sequence ATGCTAGCACTAGAGCCTCGACATATTCATATGAATCAACATGCTGTTGATAAAACACATGCATTACAGTGTCTAGTAGATATATTGGAGAAAGATGGGTTAGTCACACCTGACTATATTACAGGACTCATTAATCGTGAAGAGCAAAGCGCAACCTATTTAGGTCAAGGCATAGCTATTCCCCACGGTACTCCCCAATCTCGTGAATGTATTTTGGAAACAGGTATCCGTTTAGCTCACTTCCCCGAAGGAATAATATGGGATGGTGAAAACAGAGTTTATTTAGCTGTTGTTATTGCAGCAAAATCAGATGAACACTTACAAGTCCTACAAATATTAACCCGAGCTTTAATGCATGATGTAAGTGAACAGGTAAAAAATGCAAAACAACCTGAGCAAATTATTGAAATATTACAAGCTCAGCCGTTATCTTTAAATTTACATGAAAATTTAATTCAAACTGAAATTGAATCTCAAGATATTGAAGATTTGTTTTGGTCAGCATCTCAAATTCTAAAAAAACACAATTTTGTAAAATGTGGTTTTCTAAGTTCGCTTAATCCAGATCAAGTTATTCAACTACAAGATCAGATCTGGTCTATTTCAAGTACCAAATTCGTTCAACAACCAGCAATCAGTATCGTAAAGCCTCGCCATGCATTACAGCTAGGTGGAAAAAAGTTAAATACACTCGTATGTATTGCTGCCAATGAGCAATTAGATAGCCAGAGATTTAATCGGCTAATTGATATTCTGTTTAATCCAGAGCAAGTTGCACAATTAGATCAAACACAAGCGCCAAATGAAATTGCCAAAATCATTGGGGCAGATGTTATTCCAGATTGGCCTCATCGTTCTGTTGTACTCGCTAATGCACATGGATTACATGCACGACCAGCCACTCATTTGGTGAACTTAACAAAAAGTTTTCAAGGTGATATTCAGGTCGCAGTAGATGAAGGGAATTTTGTTTCTGCTAAAAGTTTGACACGCCTCTTGGCTTTAGGATGTAAACGTGGACAAACTCTACGTTTTATAGCCGAACCAGAAACAGATGCAGTCGAAGGTTTAGATAAAGTTATTCAAGCAGTGCAACAAGGTTTAGGTGAAGAAGTCGAACCTATACAATCTTCCGATATAAAAATAGAGCCATCAAATAAAATTAAAGCTCCATCAAAACTACTTAGTTCAAATACGGGCATTGCCGCTTCAAGTGGTTTAGCTTTTGGTCCTGTTCATGTCATTAAACCTAAGGTTTATCAATATGAACGTATGGGTTTGAGCGTCAAAGTAGAAAAAGAAAATCTTGATATTGCCCTTCACGCAGTTAAAAACAACATTCACCAAGTTATTGCAAAATCTGAAGTGGCTGAAATTAAGCAGATCTTCCAAGCACATTTAGAAATGCTTGACGATCCAGATCTTATTAATGGTGTTTATCAAAAAATTAACTTAAACCTTTCTGCTCCTGCTGCTTGGCATGAACATATTGAAGCAGCAGCCAAAGAGCAAGCAGCTTTACCAGATCGCTTATTGGCTGAGCGGGCTGCAGACTTACGAGATATTGGCGATCGGGTTTTGGCTCAACTTTGTGGTGAAGTTATCATTGAAGAGCCTAAAGAGCCTTATATTTTAATTATGTATGATGTGGGGCCAAGTGATGTGGCCCGCCTTAATAAAGATCGAGTTGCAGGTATTTTGACAGCCGTAGGTGGTGCAAGTGCGCATAGTGCTATTGTTGCTCGTGCTTTAGGTATTCCTGCAATTGTCGGCGCTGGTGAGCAAGTACTAGATATTGAGCAAAAAAGTTCTCTTTTAATTAATGGAGATACAGGAACCTTTATCTTAAATCCTAATACTCAGCAAATCGAACAAGCAAAACAAGAACGCGAGCATCAGAAAAAAATTCGTGAAGAGGCTGAACGTCACAGTCAAGAACCTGCAATTACTCTAGATCAGCATCAAATCGAGATTGCTGCCAATTTAGGAAAAGTTCAAGCGACAGCCCATGCAGTCGAGTGTGGTGCTGAAGCAATTGGCCTACTGAGAACAGAGCTTGTTTTTATGGCGCATAGTAGCGCCCCTAGTGAAGCTACCCAAGAAGCAGACTATCGTATTGTTTTAGATGCTCTTGCAGGCCGACCACTCGTAGTACGTACTCTAGATGTAGGTGGTGACAAACCACTCCCTTACCTTCCAATTGCTGAAGAAGAAAATCCATTTTTAGGATTAAGAGGCATCCGCTTAACTCTGAGACAGCCAGAACTGTTGCGTCAACAACTTATTGCTTTGCTTAAGGCTGCCGATGATCGCCCTTTAAGAATCATGTTTCCAATGATTGGCCGTGTAGAAGAATGGCGTGCAGCGAAAGCCATTCTTGACGAAGTAAAAGCAATATATCCGTGTACCGACTTACAAGTTGGTATCATGATAGAAGTTCCTTCAGCTGCTTTACTTGCACCTATCCTTGCTCAAGAAGTGGATTTCTTTAGCATAGGAACAAATGACTTAACTCAATATACTTTAGCCATTGACCGTGGACACCCTATCCTCTCGGCTGAAGCAGATGGCCTACACCCAAGTATTTTGCAATTGATTGATCAAACTGTAAAAGCTGCCCACAAACATGGCAAATGGGTGGGCATATGCGGTGAACTCGCTGCTGATCCAAAAGCTGTACCGATCCTTATGGGTTTAGGTGTAGATGAGCTTAGTATGTCACCGAATAGTATTCCTTTGGTTAAAGCTCAAATTCGTACACTCAACTACAGCAAAGCTCAGTTGCTTGCAAAGCGTGCACTAGAATGTGATAGCGCCCCTGCTGTACGTCAGTTATCCGAACAAGAAATGTAA
- a CDS encoding alpha/beta fold hydrolase translates to MDNTFESFWMTCKDGYQLAAHFYPAQSKQLASPVLICPATGITKNFYHSFASWLSEQGYDVLSFDFRGIGDSLHGPLKQSGASINDWGTLDIPCAIDTLLGKTQAQQVTLLGHSAGGQLLGIVPNFHKVAKVVAVAGSTGHVKGLKGKTKFLAPVMFNVIFPISSALKGYAATQFIGMGENLPKKVAQQWREFCSHPGYVKNAIGKTIFQDFHTEISCPITSIWASDDEIATERNVEALLKLYPNAPTKMLELNPIKLGYKSIGHMLMFKKSHQKLWSLLEQEIRH, encoded by the coding sequence ATGGATAATACTTTTGAATCATTTTGGATGACCTGCAAAGATGGTTATCAACTTGCTGCACATTTTTATCCAGCTCAATCAAAACAACTGGCCAGTCCCGTGTTGATTTGTCCAGCCACAGGTATTACCAAAAACTTTTATCATTCTTTTGCTAGTTGGTTAAGTGAACAAGGCTATGATGTATTAAGCTTTGATTTCCGTGGAATTGGAGATTCATTGCATGGGCCGTTAAAGCAAAGTGGTGCAAGTATTAATGATTGGGGAACTCTCGATATCCCTTGTGCAATTGATACTTTATTAGGAAAAACCCAAGCACAACAAGTTACTCTTCTTGGCCATAGTGCTGGTGGGCAATTGCTAGGAATTGTGCCTAACTTCCATAAAGTAGCAAAAGTTGTTGCAGTCGCAGGTTCTACTGGCCACGTAAAAGGTCTTAAGGGTAAAACCAAGTTTTTAGCGCCAGTGATGTTTAATGTTATCTTCCCGATCTCTAGTGCCTTAAAAGGTTATGCTGCTACCCAATTTATTGGAATGGGAGAAAACTTACCTAAAAAAGTCGCTCAACAGTGGCGTGAATTTTGTAGTCATCCCGGCTATGTGAAAAACGCCATTGGTAAAACTATTTTTCAGGATTTTCATACTGAAATTAGCTGCCCTATTACTTCTATTTGGGCAAGTGATGATGAAATTGCAACCGAGCGTAATGTTGAAGCTTTATTAAAGTTGTATCCGAATGCACCTACAAAAATGCTAGAGCTAAACCCTATTAAACTCGGATATAAATCAATTGGGCACATGTTAATGTTTAAAAAATCACATCAAAAGTTGTGGTCGCTCTTGGAACAAGAAATTCGACACTAA
- a CDS encoding GlcG/HbpS family heme-binding protein has protein sequence MKSKYYLTLADAEFLMEEAQKYAIEHNFKVSIAIVDETSSLLLMKRLDGASPLSSHLCLEKAKCSSISGRPSKFYEELLQNGRLGFLSMPSAQGMLEGGKPILYDDQILGAIGVSGVQSFEDAEIAQHAIDLFLKKQNS, from the coding sequence ATGAAAAGTAAATATTACCTAACATTAGCAGATGCAGAGTTTTTAATGGAAGAAGCTCAAAAATATGCAATTGAACACAACTTTAAAGTTAGTATCGCTATTGTTGACGAAACAAGTTCTTTACTACTCATGAAACGTTTAGATGGTGCTTCGCCTTTAAGTTCCCATTTATGTTTAGAAAAAGCAAAATGTTCTTCAATATCAGGTAGACCTTCAAAATTCTATGAAGAACTTCTGCAAAATGGTCGCTTAGGTTTTTTAAGTATGCCGAGTGCTCAAGGCATGCTAGAAGGTGGTAAACCAATTCTTTATGACGATCAAATTTTAGGTGCAATTGGTGTTTCTGGCGTTCAATCTTTTGAAGATGCAGAAATTGCCCAACATGCCATTGACCTCTTTTTAAAAAAACAAAATAGTTAA
- the brnQ gene encoding branched-chain amino acid transport system II carrier protein, translating into MQHLRTGDIIALGFMTFALFIGAGNIIFPPIVAQQAGDHVWLAAIGFLITAVGLPVITIMALSRMQGSIEIISSPLGRVASLILTVVCYLSVGPLFATPRTATVSYEIGFSSYFGTSSSSLLIYSAIYFSFVTLVSLYPNKLLDTVGHVLAPLKIIALAILGIAAVMIPSGYVPAPINHYVASPVSEGFVNGYLTMDTLGALVFGIVIIQAIYSRGVTDKKLVTKYAIIASLISGAGLTLVYLSLFKLGLGSHEVAPNAANGAVILHAYVQHAFGNMGSLFLTGLIFLACMVTAIGLTCACGEYFAQLTKLPYKLLVFILVGFSFVISNLGLTKLIAVSVPVLSAIYPPAIVVIMLSFFWKFWHKPSFIVGSVTSIAFIFGIIDGLKVAGFGDYLPDFLQHLPLNEQNLAWLIPSLVVLIITVMIDKVKFKNI; encoded by the coding sequence ATGCAACATCTTCGTACTGGAGATATTATTGCCTTAGGTTTTATGACCTTTGCCCTCTTTATTGGGGCTGGCAATATTATCTTTCCTCCCATTGTCGCTCAACAAGCCGGTGATCATGTATGGCTTGCTGCTATAGGCTTTTTGATTACTGCAGTTGGTCTCCCTGTAATTACCATTATGGCACTCTCTCGTATGCAGGGTTCCATTGAAATTATTAGCTCTCCTCTAGGTCGAGTTGCAAGTCTGATTTTAACTGTAGTTTGTTATTTATCAGTAGGCCCTTTATTTGCAACTCCACGTACAGCTACTGTTTCTTATGAGATTGGTTTTTCTTCTTATTTTGGAACATCAAGTAGTAGCCTTTTGATCTATAGTGCAATTTATTTTTCATTTGTAACTCTAGTTTCTCTTTATCCAAACAAGTTATTGGATACAGTTGGACATGTACTTGCTCCGCTAAAAATTATTGCATTAGCAATTTTAGGCATTGCAGCAGTCATGATTCCGTCTGGTTATGTTCCTGCTCCAATCAACCATTACGTTGCTTCTCCAGTTTCAGAAGGTTTCGTAAATGGTTATCTCACCATGGACACTTTAGGCGCATTAGTATTTGGTATTGTAATTATTCAAGCGATTTACTCGCGTGGTGTTACCGATAAAAAGCTAGTGACTAAATATGCAATTATTGCCAGTCTCATTTCAGGTGCTGGACTTACATTAGTTTATTTAAGCTTGTTTAAATTAGGTTTAGGTAGCCATGAAGTTGCACCAAATGCAGCAAATGGTGCAGTAATTTTACATGCGTATGTTCAACATGCTTTCGGCAATATGGGTTCGCTATTTTTAACTGGCCTCATTTTTCTAGCATGTATGGTAACAGCGATTGGCTTAACTTGCGCTTGCGGTGAGTATTTTGCTCAGTTAACTAAATTACCGTACAAACTTTTAGTATTCATTTTAGTTGGTTTCTCTTTCGTTATTTCTAATCTTGGATTAACCAAACTTATTGCTGTATCAGTGCCTGTTTTAAGCGCAATTTACCCACCTGCAATTGTGGTAATTATGCTGAGCTTCTTTTGGAAATTCTGGCACAAGCCTTCTTTTATTGTTGGTTCAGTAACAAGTATTGCTTTTATCTTCGGGATTATTGACGGTCTTAAGGTTGCAGGTTTTGGTGATTATTTACCCGATTTTCTTCAACACTTACCTTTAAACGAACAAAACTTAGCTTGGTTGATCCCATCTTTAGTTGTTCTCATCATTACCGTAATGATTGACAAAGTTAAATTTAAAAACATTTAA
- the map gene encoding type I methionyl aminopeptidase: MRASTVTIKTEQDLEKLRVSGRLAAQVLEMIEAHVKPGVSTEYLDNLCNDYIVNTLKVIPANVGYHGFTKTICTSVNEVVCHGIPSPNKILKDGDIINIDVAIIKDGYFGDTSRMYFVGNVNPQAKKLVEITYEAMVAGIHTVKPGATLGDIGYAIQSVAHREGYSIVREYCGHGIGKVYHEQPNVLHYGQRGQGLVLKKGMVFTIEPMINAGRPQVKELNDGWTVITQDHSLSAQWEHMVAVTDTGFELLTPWPEGVGNYPAI; the protein is encoded by the coding sequence ATGAGAGCTTCTACTGTTACAATAAAAACTGAACAAGATCTAGAAAAGTTGAGAGTTTCTGGACGCTTGGCTGCGCAAGTTTTAGAAATGATAGAGGCACATGTTAAACCAGGTGTATCTACTGAATATTTAGATAACCTGTGTAACGACTATATTGTAAATACTTTAAAAGTTATTCCTGCCAATGTTGGATATCATGGTTTTACTAAAACAATATGTACCTCAGTAAATGAAGTGGTTTGCCATGGAATTCCATCGCCGAATAAAATTTTAAAAGATGGCGATATTATCAATATTGATGTCGCAATTATTAAAGACGGCTACTTTGGTGACACGAGCCGTATGTATTTTGTGGGTAATGTAAATCCACAAGCAAAAAAACTTGTTGAAATAACTTATGAGGCGATGGTTGCTGGTATTCATACCGTTAAACCGGGAGCTACATTAGGTGATATCGGTTACGCTATTCAGTCAGTTGCCCATCGAGAAGGGTATAGCATTGTTCGAGAATATTGTGGCCATGGGATTGGTAAGGTTTATCATGAACAACCCAATGTTCTACATTATGGACAACGTGGCCAAGGTTTGGTTTTAAAGAAGGGAATGGTCTTTACCATTGAACCGATGATTAATGCGGGCAGACCGCAAGTGAAAGAGCTGAATGATGGGTGGACTGTCATTACCCAAGATCATTCGTTATCTGCTCAATGGGAGCATATGGTTGCTGTAACTGATACAGGCTTTGAGCTATTAACACCTTGGCCTGAAGGTGTAGGAAATTATCCTGCAATTTGA
- the ltrA gene encoding LysR family transcriptional regulator gives MLTDLDDFYCFALVVEHGGFSAAERVTDIPKSKLSRRVYSLEENLGVRLIQRSSRHFAVTDIGMDIYRHAQVMMNAAQAAHDLVDHLSIQPRGVVKVSVPVDVAQNQLPKILPAFLKKYPEIRLQLMVSNRRVDVINEGIDIALRVRSKLDDDPSLVLRQFALIEQSLFASQAYLNEFGDIKTPEQLSEHRILSLSEEHLDQQFLLHGPDNQQKKIKVSPTIMGTNIHMLAQLASQNCGIALLPESAAEDFLKSGQLVQILPEWKAPHGILHAVYPSRRGLLPAVRVFIDYLVEHLSEH, from the coding sequence ATGCTCACTGATCTTGATGATTTTTATTGTTTTGCTCTCGTTGTTGAGCATGGTGGCTTTAGTGCTGCTGAACGTGTAACGGATATACCAAAATCAAAACTAAGTCGGCGCGTGTATAGTTTAGAAGAAAACTTAGGGGTTCGCCTCATTCAACGTAGTTCACGTCATTTTGCTGTTACAGATATTGGGATGGATATTTATAGACATGCTCAAGTCATGATGAATGCTGCACAAGCCGCACATGATCTGGTTGATCACCTAAGTATTCAACCCAGAGGTGTTGTTAAAGTTAGTGTTCCAGTTGATGTTGCTCAAAATCAACTTCCTAAAATTTTGCCTGCTTTCCTAAAAAAATATCCAGAAATTCGTTTGCAACTTATGGTCAGCAATCGTCGAGTAGATGTTATTAATGAAGGAATTGATATTGCTCTACGAGTTCGCTCAAAACTAGATGATGACCCGAGTTTAGTTCTTAGACAATTTGCTCTGATAGAACAGAGTCTGTTTGCAAGTCAGGCCTATTTAAATGAGTTTGGTGATATAAAAACTCCTGAGCAGCTAAGCGAACACCGTATTTTAAGTCTTTCTGAAGAGCACCTTGATCAGCAATTTCTTTTGCATGGACCAGACAATCAGCAAAAGAAAATCAAAGTCAGCCCTACCATAATGGGTACAAACATACACATGTTGGCGCAATTGGCGAGTCAAAACTGTGGTATCGCTTTACTCCCAGAAAGCGCAGCAGAAGATTTTCTAAAATCTGGACAACTTGTACAAATATTACCAGAATGGAAAGCGCCTCACGGTATATTACATGCCGTATATCCATCACGCCGAGGGTTGCTACCTGCTGTACGAGTATTTATCGATTATTTGGTAGAACATCTTTCTGAGCATTAA
- the grxD gene encoding Grx4 family monothiol glutaredoxin: MTEQARDTEALIRDQIAKHPVLLYMKGTPQFPQCGFSARAVEALSQIGRPFAYVNILENPDIRATLPKIANWPTFPQLWVNGELIGGSDIMLEMFQNGELKPLVEQYSAAPEA; this comes from the coding sequence ATGACTGAACAAGCACGTGATACTGAAGCGTTAATCCGCGATCAAATTGCGAAGCATCCCGTTTTACTTTACATGAAAGGCACTCCACAGTTTCCACAATGTGGTTTCTCTGCACGTGCTGTAGAGGCGCTCAGTCAAATTGGTCGTCCATTTGCATATGTAAATATTTTGGAAAACCCTGATATTCGTGCAACATTACCAAAAATTGCGAACTGGCCTACATTCCCGCAACTTTGGGTAAATGGTGAACTTATTGGCGGTAGCGATATCATGCTTGAAATGTTCCAAAATGGCGAATTAAAACCATTAGTTGAACAATACAGCGCAGCGCCAGAAGCGTAA
- the argD gene encoding aspartate aminotransferase family protein, translating into MTDITLAPIQPDQPSHLMATYGRQAISFVRGRGAYLYTEDGTEYLDALTGIAVCGLGHAHPVIAEAIAEQAATLVHTSNLFEIPWQTAAAQKLAEVSGMEEIFFSNSGAESNEGAIKIARKFGTQQGISSPKIIVAEQSFHGRTLATLSATGNKKVQDGFAPLTHDFIRVPFGDVEAIQEAALQHPDIVAILIEPIQGEGGINTAPQGFSYLEEVRILCNQHNWLMMLDEIQTGNGRTGKYFAYQHTNIVPDVLTTAKGLGNGFPVGAVMTQGKAVGLLGPGSHGSTYGGTVLGSRVVYTVIDTIQKENAVENAAIVGGYIVDQLRAQLADKNVQVRGFGMMIGIQLPKDCAELVAIARDQHKLIINVTAGSVVRLLPPINMTQAQADDLLERLVSLINNYL; encoded by the coding sequence ATGACTGATATTACCCTAGCCCCAATACAACCTGATCAACCATCACATTTAATGGCTACTTATGGCCGCCAAGCGATCAGTTTTGTACGAGGCCGAGGGGCATATTTATATACCGAAGATGGCACAGAGTATCTAGATGCTTTAACGGGTATTGCTGTATGTGGTTTAGGTCATGCACATCCGGTAATTGCAGAAGCGATTGCAGAACAAGCTGCAACACTTGTCCATACGAGTAACTTATTTGAGATCCCTTGGCAAACTGCTGCTGCTCAGAAGCTTGCTGAAGTTTCAGGAATGGAAGAGATCTTCTTTTCAAACAGTGGTGCTGAGTCAAATGAAGGAGCGATTAAAATTGCTCGTAAATTTGGTACTCAACAAGGCATAAGTTCACCAAAGATTATTGTGGCAGAGCAATCATTTCATGGCCGTACTTTAGCAACACTTTCAGCCACTGGTAATAAGAAAGTACAAGATGGTTTTGCTCCCTTAACTCATGATTTTATTCGTGTGCCATTTGGTGATGTAGAAGCAATTCAAGAAGCCGCTTTACAGCATCCAGATATTGTTGCGATTTTGATTGAGCCAATTCAAGGTGAAGGTGGTATTAATACAGCACCTCAAGGTTTTAGCTATCTTGAAGAAGTCCGTATCCTATGTAATCAGCATAACTGGCTAATGATGCTAGATGAAATCCAAACCGGTAATGGCCGTACAGGTAAGTATTTTGCGTATCAGCACACAAATATTGTGCCCGATGTTCTTACGACTGCGAAAGGTCTTGGTAATGGCTTTCCAGTAGGAGCGGTCATGACACAAGGTAAAGCTGTAGGTTTATTAGGACCTGGTAGTCACGGCTCTACTTACGGTGGAACTGTGTTAGGTTCTCGTGTGGTTTATACGGTAATTGATACAATCCAAAAAGAGAATGCTGTAGAAAATGCAGCTATAGTCGGTGGTTATATTGTTGATCAATTACGTGCTCAATTGGCAGATAAAAATGTACAAGTACGTGGCTTTGGGATGATGATTGGTATTCAATTACCTAAAGACTGTGCTGAGCTCGTTGCAATTGCTCGTGATCAACATAAGCTGATTATTAACGTTACAGCAGGTTCTGTAGTGCGTTTATTACCACCAATTAACATGACTCAAGCACAGGCTGATGACTTGCTAGAGCGC